In the genome of Leptolyngbya sp. FACHB-261, one region contains:
- a CDS encoding response regulator, with protein sequence MTSVHQALDGLDSQLQSLRQLQFSGWLDVQAASGLQWRFYLSSGRLVWVKGGLHPVRARYRLLSQHCPKLDLNAALSFSPDGHQGYWDYRALLTLAKRQMITGEQAAALIRGAVAEALFDVKQREQAEQLTFTCFQQDSLESSLALINTEHALQATQQVWDAWCRAGLKNCSPNLAPIVQQPEQLQRQVSPSLYQTLVAIMDGKRTLRDLAILMRKDLLVLTQSLMPYIHKGTMGLVAIPDLASPKTSTDSKVGPKAGSDVGSNTGPKSNPAAEPGRSQVNGPNQSAPNQSNPNQPISNQPTGDQPQLLIACVDDSPMDCRLMESILLQSGYQFVGIQDPLQALPILLETKPNLIFLDLVMPIASGYEICAQIRRVSIFKKTPVIILTGNDGIVDRVRAKVVGSSDFLAKPIEAQRILTLLRKYLPLPTSAQKAALS encoded by the coding sequence ATGACCTCTGTTCATCAAGCCCTTGACGGCCTTGATAGCCAACTTCAATCGCTTCGGCAGCTTCAGTTTTCAGGTTGGCTTGATGTCCAAGCTGCAAGTGGGTTGCAATGGCGATTCTATTTGTCTTCCGGGCGTTTAGTTTGGGTTAAGGGCGGCTTACACCCCGTTCGAGCCCGCTATCGGCTGCTCTCGCAGCATTGTCCCAAACTGGACCTGAACGCCGCCCTTAGCTTTTCGCCCGATGGCCACCAAGGCTACTGGGATTACCGGGCGCTGCTCACCCTTGCCAAGCGGCAGATGATTACAGGAGAGCAAGCGGCTGCTTTGATTCGCGGTGCCGTGGCCGAGGCATTGTTTGATGTCAAGCAACGGGAACAGGCTGAGCAATTGACCTTTACCTGTTTCCAGCAGGACAGCTTAGAGTCGTCCCTGGCACTGATTAATACTGAACATGCACTCCAAGCCACTCAACAAGTTTGGGATGCTTGGTGCCGCGCGGGGCTGAAGAACTGTTCGCCAAATTTAGCGCCGATTGTTCAGCAGCCTGAGCAATTACAAAGGCAAGTTTCACCCAGTCTCTACCAGACGCTTGTCGCGATCATGGATGGCAAACGGACGCTCCGAGATTTAGCCATTCTGATGAGGAAGGACCTATTGGTGTTGACTCAGTCACTGATGCCCTACATTCACAAGGGGACTATGGGACTGGTGGCTATTCCTGATCTCGCTTCCCCAAAGACAAGCACTGATTCAAAGGTTGGCCCAAAGGCTGGCTCAGACGTTGGCTCAAACACTGGCCCGAAGTCTAACCCGGCTGCAGAACCAGGTCGATCCCAGGTTAATGGTCCTAATCAGTCAGCACCCAATCAGTCAAATCCCAATCAGCCAATTTCCAATCAGCCAACAGGGGACCAGCCCCAATTATTGATCGCTTGCGTTGATGACAGCCCGATGGACTGCCGCTTGATGGAGTCGATTTTGCTTCAGTCTGGCTACCAGTTTGTGGGGATTCAAGATCCCTTACAGGCCCTACCTATCCTGCTAGAAACTAAGCCTAATCTGATCTTTTTGGATCTGGTAATGCCCATTGCCAGTGGCTATGAGATTTGCGCACAGATTCGCAGGGTTTCTATTTTCAAGAAAACGCCTGTGATTATCTTGACGGGGAATGACGGCATTGTGGATCGAGTCCGAGCTAAGGTGGTCGGTTCATCAGATTTTCTGGCTAAACCGATTGAAGCCCAACGGATATTGACACTGCTGCGCAAATATTTACCTCTGCCTACTAGTGCTCAAAAAGCCGCTCTGTCCTAA
- a CDS encoding helicase HerA domain-containing protein produces the protein MEMLRPLGSVIQGSLSEGIEVRLHPDVSVEEMRVGKFLVVQGQRTRFFCILTDVKLGTASARILSNPPDPSNTFLTEVLAGTGTFGTVSLTPMLMFISDSNLDDGSSPTLELLPVKTVPSHFSQVYDASERDFRVVFGWEDDPHRRNFSVGQPIDMAVPICLDLDRFVERSNGVFGKSGTGKSFLTRLLLSGIIRKRAAVNLIFDMHSEYGWEAAAEGKHFHTVKGLRQLFPSEVQVYTLDAESTQRRGVRDAQELYISYDQIEVEDLMLVSSELNLSEASLENAIILRNEFGKSWITRLLSLSNQEIQEFCETKMGSKSSIMALQRKLTRLDGLKYMRSACPHNYVAQILDALESGKHVVIEFGSQSNLLAYMLATNVITRRIHASYVRKAEHFLQTKNPSDRPRQLVITIEEAHKFLDPAIARQTIFGTIAREMRKYFVTLLIVDQRPSGIDNEVMSQIGTRITALLNDEKDIEAIFTGVSGGQNLRAVLAKLDSKQQALVLGHAVPMPVVMQTRAYDQQFYAEVGETAWQELPLDVVAQAAAAARADLGL, from the coding sequence ATGGAAATGCTGCGCCCCTTGGGATCGGTGATCCAGGGATCTTTGAGTGAAGGCATTGAAGTCCGGTTGCATCCGGATGTTTCAGTGGAAGAAATGCGAGTGGGAAAATTTCTGGTGGTGCAGGGCCAGCGCACTCGCTTTTTTTGCATTCTGACCGATGTGAAACTGGGCACTGCTAGCGCACGAATTTTGTCGAATCCTCCCGACCCTAGCAATACTTTTCTCACTGAAGTTTTGGCGGGAACCGGTACCTTTGGCACTGTGAGCTTAACGCCAATGCTGATGTTCATCAGCGATTCCAACCTGGATGATGGCAGTTCGCCGACCTTAGAATTGCTGCCGGTCAAAACGGTGCCCAGTCACTTTAGCCAGGTTTACGACGCTTCAGAACGCGATTTTCGGGTGGTGTTTGGCTGGGAAGATGATCCGCACCGCCGTAACTTTTCGGTGGGGCAGCCTATCGATATGGCGGTGCCGATTTGTCTGGATCTCGACCGCTTTGTCGAACGCAGCAACGGCGTGTTTGGTAAGTCGGGCACCGGCAAATCGTTTTTGACTCGCCTGTTGCTGTCCGGCATTATTCGCAAGCGGGCTGCGGTGAATCTAATCTTCGATATGCATTCAGAATACGGCTGGGAAGCGGCAGCGGAGGGCAAGCATTTTCACACGGTCAAAGGTCTGCGGCAACTGTTTCCCAGTGAGGTTCAGGTCTACACCCTAGATGCCGAATCCACCCAACGGCGTGGCGTACGTGATGCCCAGGAGCTCTACATCAGCTACGACCAGATCGAAGTCGAAGATTTGATGCTGGTCAGCAGTGAGCTAAACCTCTCGGAGGCCAGTTTAGAGAACGCAATTATCCTGCGCAATGAGTTTGGAAAAAGTTGGATTACCCGGCTGCTGAGCCTGTCCAATCAGGAGATTCAAGAGTTCTGCGAAACCAAAATGGGCTCTAAATCTTCAATCATGGCCTTGCAGCGCAAGCTCACACGGCTGGACGGGCTGAAATATATGCGTAGCGCCTGCCCTCATAACTATGTGGCGCAGATTTTAGATGCCCTGGAATCGGGTAAGCATGTGGTGATTGAGTTTGGTTCGCAATCAAATCTGCTGGCCTACATGCTGGCAACCAACGTGATCACCCGCCGCATTCACGCTAGCTATGTGCGCAAGGCAGAGCACTTTTTGCAGACCAAAAATCCCAGCGACCGACCCCGGCAACTGGTGATCACCATCGAGGAAGCGCATAAATTTCTAGACCCAGCGATTGCCAGGCAGACGATTTTTGGCACGATTGCCCGTGAGATGCGCAAATATTTTGTGACCTTACTGATTGTCGATCAGCGTCCTTCTGGAATCGACAACGAGGTGATGTCGCAGATTGGCACACGGATTACTGCCCTGCTCAATGACGAAAAAGATATTGAGGCGATCTTTACAGGCGTCTCCGGCGGGCAAAATTTGCGTGCGGTGCTGGCTAAATTGGACTCCAAACAGCAAGCGCTGGTGCTGGGTCACGCAGTGCCGATGCCCGTAGTGATGCAAACGCGGGCCTATGACCAGCAGTTCTATGCTGAGGTGGGCGAAACGGCTTGGCAAGAACTGCCGCTTGACGTGGTTGCGCAAGCAGCAGCAGCAGCACGGGCGGACTTGGGGCTGTGA
- the nadC gene encoding carboxylating nicotinate-nucleotide diphosphorylase: MAILPPQIVLDPLLQTWLREDIGRGDHTTQGLFHRSSNVETPRGSAQWLAKEAGVIAGLPLATRIFQLLDPQVQFTALVPEGKACDSGTVIAQMQGPMEALLIGERTALNLTMRLSGVSSLTRQYADKIADLATRLVDTRKTTPGLRLLEKYATQLGGAINHRLGLDDAVMIKDNHIAAAGGIAQAVQRIRAYLPYPLTIEVETESLEQVAEALAAGVEIIMLDNMPIAQMREAVALIRQQNPAVKIEASGNITLTTLRSVAETGVDYISTSAPVTRSSWLDISMDLQGPSYDSI, translated from the coding sequence ATGGCGATTTTGCCTCCCCAAATTGTTCTAGATCCGCTTTTACAAACTTGGCTACGCGAAGATATTGGCCGAGGCGACCACACTACCCAAGGCCTATTTCATCGTTCATCGAATGTTGAAACCCCTAGGGGTAGCGCTCAATGGTTAGCAAAAGAAGCAGGCGTGATTGCAGGCTTACCTCTAGCCACTCGCATTTTTCAATTGCTAGATCCTCAAGTTCAATTCACGGCCCTGGTACCGGAAGGCAAAGCTTGCGATTCTGGCACTGTGATTGCGCAAATGCAGGGACCCATGGAGGCCCTGTTGATCGGTGAGCGCACAGCCCTCAACCTGACCATGCGTCTGTCTGGAGTCAGTAGCCTGACGCGGCAGTATGCCGACAAAATTGCTGACTTAGCCACACGCCTGGTGGACACGCGCAAAACTACCCCCGGTTTACGCCTGCTGGAAAAATACGCCACTCAATTGGGCGGCGCGATCAACCACCGCCTGGGCCTGGATGATGCCGTGATGATCAAAGACAATCACATTGCCGCAGCCGGTGGCATTGCTCAGGCCGTGCAACGCATTCGTGCCTACTTGCCGTATCCGCTCACGATTGAAGTAGAAACGGAGTCACTAGAGCAGGTGGCTGAAGCGCTGGCAGCAGGCGTGGAAATCATCATGCTCGACAATATGCCCATCGCCCAAATGCGAGAGGCCGTCGCTTTGATTCGCCAGCAGAATCCTGCGGTCAAAATCGAAGCCTCTGGCAACATTACCCTCACCACCCTGCGCTCTGTCGCTGAAACCGGCGTGGATTATATTTCCACCAGTGCGCCTGTAACTCGGTCTTCCTGGCTAGATATCAGCATGGATCTGCAGGGACCAAGTTATGACTCTATTTAG
- a CDS encoding S8 family serine peptidase has protein sequence MKILKLPYPIAAAALATTTAVAGFCLDAKAATFNGSSNFADLISLLGSTKQGPMARVGTDLSSLYVRHTNGLPVLPSSSLQLYGDQVRINAIAAGSTQTLFADLNNLGLQGGSTYGSLVSGLLPVASIDDLAQLNSLQFARPTYRPISNVGLVTGQADIAVRADVARERFGVDGSGVKVGILSDSFDFLGGAATDVATGDLPPDVEVLKELPLDDPFGGIDEGRAMAQLIYDLAPGADLAFHTAFLGAADFAQGILDLAAAGSDIIVDDIGYLEEPFFQDGVIAQAVDEVVADGVAYFSAAGNDARNSYESPFNASGLVDPLFGELHDFDPTAGIDTLQSITIPEGNSIVLSFQWDQPFASLGSEGSASDLDILLFDESGTNLLAGSTESNIGADPLEIFEFENDGSFGSDQFNLAITNLTGPNPGLMKYILFGLRGSINEFDTASGTVFGHPNAEGAEAVGAAPYFLTPEFGVNPPILEPFSSAGSVPILFDSEGNRLAQPEIRLKPEIVAPDAVNNTFFPPFPGSDLEGDGFPNFFGTSAAAPNAAAVAALVLEANPDLSPQELYRILERTAIDMDDPSTPGFDRGFDFASGFGLIQADRAVAAATSVPEPTTSFGLLALALGAGSALKRKGKVAPSR, from the coding sequence ATGAAAATCTTAAAGCTTCCTTACCCAATTGCAGCCGCAGCCTTAGCAACCACAACAGCTGTCGCTGGCTTCTGCCTTGATGCCAAAGCTGCAACTTTTAACGGTAGTTCTAATTTTGCAGATCTGATTAGCCTGCTCGGTTCAACCAAACAAGGGCCGATGGCACGGGTGGGAACCGACTTAAGCTCCCTCTACGTTCGACACACAAACGGTCTGCCGGTCTTGCCGTCGTCATCGTTGCAACTGTACGGCGATCAAGTAAGAATTAACGCCATTGCCGCTGGCAGCACCCAAACCCTGTTCGCCGATCTAAACAACTTGGGACTGCAAGGGGGTTCGACTTACGGCTCTCTGGTGTCAGGCTTATTGCCCGTTGCATCAATTGATGACCTGGCTCAGCTCAATAGTCTGCAATTTGCCCGTCCTACCTACCGCCCGATCAGCAACGTCGGTTTAGTCACCGGTCAGGCCGATATTGCTGTGCGCGCAGATGTGGCCCGTGAGCGGTTTGGCGTGGATGGCAGCGGGGTTAAGGTTGGCATTTTGTCAGACAGCTTCGACTTTTTGGGTGGCGCGGCAACCGATGTGGCCACGGGTGATCTGCCGCCGGATGTGGAGGTGCTCAAAGAATTGCCACTGGATGACCCCTTTGGCGGCATTGATGAGGGGCGGGCGATGGCACAGCTAATCTACGACCTCGCGCCCGGTGCTGATCTGGCCTTTCATACTGCCTTTCTGGGAGCAGCGGACTTTGCTCAGGGCATTCTCGATTTGGCCGCGGCTGGCTCCGATATTATCGTGGACGATATTGGCTATCTCGAAGAACCGTTCTTTCAAGATGGCGTAATTGCTCAAGCCGTGGACGAAGTTGTGGCTGATGGCGTGGCCTACTTCTCTGCTGCCGGTAACGATGCTCGCAATAGTTATGAGAGTCCTTTTAATGCCAGCGGTCTAGTCGATCCTCTGTTTGGTGAGCTTCACGATTTTGATCCGACAGCAGGCATCGACACGCTGCAAAGTATTACCATCCCCGAGGGCAATAGTATTGTGCTGAGCTTCCAGTGGGATCAACCCTTTGCCTCACTCGGCAGTGAGGGCTCGGCTAGCGATCTGGATATTCTGCTGTTTGATGAGTCTGGCACTAACCTCCTGGCTGGCAGCACAGAGTCTAATATCGGGGCTGATCCGCTAGAAATTTTCGAATTTGAGAACGACGGCTCGTTTGGCAGCGACCAGTTCAACCTGGCGATTACCAATCTGACAGGCCCCAATCCTGGGCTGATGAAGTACATTCTGTTCGGTCTTCGCGGCAGCATCAATGAATTCGATACCGCTAGCGGTACGGTCTTCGGTCATCCCAATGCTGAGGGAGCCGAGGCGGTGGGCGCTGCGCCCTACTTCCTCACGCCAGAATTCGGTGTCAACCCGCCAATCCTCGAACCCTTCTCCTCAGCCGGTTCGGTGCCCATCCTGTTCGACTCGGAAGGCAACCGTTTGGCCCAGCCAGAGATTCGCTTAAAGCCCGAAATTGTGGCTCCCGATGCCGTCAACAACACGTTCTTTCCACCCTTTCCAGGCTCAGATCTTGAAGGTGATGGCTTCCCCAATTTCTTTGGCACTTCGGCGGCAGCTCCCAACGCGGCGGCGGTGGCAGCCCTGGTGCTAGAGGCCAATCCAGACCTCAGCCCACAGGAACTCTACAGAATTCTGGAGCGAACAGCCATTGATATGGATGACCCCAGCACGCCAGGTTTCGACCGAGGCTTTGACTTTGCCAGTGGCTTTGGTTTGATTCAAGCGGATCGGGCGGTTGCGGCGGCAACTTCTGTGCCGGAACCCACGACAAGCTTTGGTCTGCTGGCATTGGCCTTGGGGGCGGGTTCAGCGCTGAAGCGTAAGGGCAAGGTCGCACCTAGCCGATAG
- a CDS encoding TRADD-N-associated membrane domain-containing protein, protein MSVTFFTNLELSQLSNNHQQGPQEDRICQERIRQAKLAFNLFIAFAGASSVLALLCVAFLLTGRISQGAYAAVGGLASTAAGGRCAQLYREANDRLDRLPRS, encoded by the coding sequence ATGTCTGTAACATTCTTTACAAATCTGGAGCTTTCGCAGTTGTCGAATAATCACCAACAGGGGCCTCAAGAAGATCGAATCTGCCAAGAACGTATCCGACAAGCCAAGCTGGCGTTCAACTTGTTTATCGCTTTTGCAGGAGCAAGTTCTGTTCTTGCACTCCTTTGTGTTGCTTTCCTACTTACGGGTCGCATCTCTCAAGGGGCTTATGCAGCTGTTGGAGGATTGGCCTCGACGGCAGCAGGAGGTCGGTGTGCGCAGCTGTATCGCGAGGCAAATGATCGCCTCGATCGCCTACCCAGGAGTTAG
- a CDS encoding restriction endonuclease subunit S: protein MVQAGYLFKDLGESLTQGLSVSRYRDNGGESEFIVNVKDLEKLHIEHDLEQIKLNNTASIQRYRLRKNDVVIAIRGSLLKSSVVTEASEGSIAGQNVAIFRPKDLKQVNPGYIAVLMRSKWMEKLLYTPQKRSSTTLPSIRVSELRELKIPLPEINTQNQIVQLFLLFESYRELTLDALAARQELTEMSLFQLLDK, encoded by the coding sequence ATGGTTCAAGCAGGATATCTTTTCAAAGATTTAGGGGAAAGTCTTACTCAAGGCTTATCAGTGAGCCGTTATCGAGATAATGGAGGAGAATCGGAGTTCATCGTCAATGTAAAAGATTTAGAGAAGCTGCACATTGAGCATGACCTAGAGCAAATCAAGCTAAACAACACCGCAAGTATTCAACGATATCGGCTGCGTAAGAACGACGTTGTCATTGCAATTAGAGGGTCATTGCTTAAATCTTCAGTCGTGACAGAAGCTTCAGAAGGAAGTATCGCAGGTCAAAATGTTGCGATTTTTCGACCAAAAGATTTGAAGCAGGTTAACCCGGGATATATTGCAGTGTTAATGCGTTCGAAGTGGATGGAGAAGTTATTATATACACCGCAAAAACGCTCTAGCACAACTTTGCCCTCGATTAGAGTCTCTGAATTGCGTGAGCTTAAGATTCCATTGCCTGAAATAAACACTCAGAATCAAATCGTTCAACTATTTTTACTATTTGAATCTTATAGGGAATTAACTCTAGACGCATTAGCAGCTCGCCAGGAGTTAACTGAGATGTCTCTTTTTCAATTATTGGATAAGTAG
- a CDS encoding N-6 DNA methylase, which yields MLNREKIESALKNVINLLREDTYLSGNYSSYILPLLFFKWLSTLHTKDSLKNQKLSENLTLPREANWIYIRDSVQKVGKELTSIFSSIEKSNPTLQGIFINPIINQWERASDHTLKSVIRELSMFDFDQNSLNQPELLGQIYEDLIVNSGLYEMKSNVNFFTPYGLRKLIIDLIEPQAEMHIYDPACGSGGMLIEAARYFKKKGEDPQEISLWGQEEDYELRSIASMNLFIHGFIHSKILSGSLTRNFPIKEKGEPQKFDVVITNPPFGVKNWDNYESKHNSSPRFQYGDPPKSSADYVFIQHALALLTDRGRAAMIVPHGVLFRGGIEGEIRESIINDDLVEAVIGLPQKLFYTTKIATAIIIFNRQKSEDRKGRILFLDASHEYESNRKQNFLTDEIISRIVSTYSDFREEAGYSRIASHEGISKYGYTLAINRYVEPKEVKSELDIDSQVKKMQELEAERCEIEAQMNTYLKALGIKI from the coding sequence ATGCTAAACCGAGAAAAAATTGAGTCTGCACTTAAAAACGTCATTAATTTATTGCGTGAGGATACGTACTTGTCAGGCAACTATAGTAGTTATATTCTGCCGCTTTTATTTTTTAAGTGGTTGTCGACTTTGCACACCAAAGACAGTTTAAAGAATCAGAAGCTTAGTGAAAACCTTACTCTTCCCAGAGAAGCTAATTGGATATACATAAGGGATTCAGTTCAGAAGGTTGGCAAAGAACTGACCAGCATTTTTTCTTCCATTGAAAAATCGAACCCAACGCTTCAGGGAATTTTCATCAATCCTATTATTAATCAATGGGAACGAGCCAGTGACCATACGCTAAAAAGCGTGATCAGAGAACTTTCTATGTTTGATTTTGATCAGAATAGCCTGAACCAACCAGAGTTGCTAGGACAAATATACGAGGATTTGATTGTAAACTCCGGATTGTATGAGATGAAGTCGAATGTAAATTTCTTTACTCCATATGGCTTAAGAAAGCTAATAATTGACTTAATTGAACCTCAAGCGGAGATGCACATTTATGATCCAGCCTGTGGCTCTGGAGGGATGTTAATTGAAGCGGCCCGTTACTTTAAAAAGAAAGGCGAAGATCCTCAAGAAATTTCTCTTTGGGGACAGGAGGAAGATTATGAATTACGATCAATAGCATCTATGAACTTATTTATACACGGTTTTATTCATTCTAAAATTTTATCAGGAAGTCTTACCAGAAACTTTCCAATAAAGGAGAAAGGAGAACCACAAAAATTTGATGTAGTTATCACCAATCCTCCTTTTGGAGTTAAAAATTGGGATAACTATGAATCCAAGCATAATTCTTCCCCTCGTTTTCAATATGGTGATCCACCAAAAAGTTCAGCAGACTATGTGTTTATTCAGCATGCACTAGCTCTGCTTACTGACAGGGGGAGAGCCGCAATGATAGTGCCACATGGAGTACTATTCCGTGGAGGAATTGAAGGAGAAATTCGTGAAAGTATAATCAATGATGACTTGGTTGAAGCCGTTATTGGTCTTCCTCAGAAATTATTTTATACTACAAAAATCGCTACAGCCATTATTATTTTTAATAGACAAAAATCAGAGGACAGAAAAGGAAGGATTTTGTTTCTTGATGCCAGCCATGAGTACGAGTCAAATCGCAAGCAGAATTTTTTAACTGATGAAATTATTTCTAGGATCGTCTCTACCTATTCTGATTTCCGAGAAGAGGCTGGTTATTCCCGGATTGCATCACATGAGGGGATTTCTAAGTATGGCTATACCCTAGCCATTAACCGTTATGTAGAGCCCAAAGAAGTGAAAAGCGAATTAGATATTGATTCGCAGGTTAAAAAAATGCAGGAATTAGAAGCTGAGAGATGTGAGATCGAAGCCCAGATGAATACTTATTTAAAAGCACTTGGGATAAAAATCTGA
- a CDS encoding pentapeptide repeat-containing protein, with the protein MQEWTKVQFAVFFSALITLVVILVFAEPIATWLTNWAFIKILDAVSKLGVLIAVIAFLLEIPNRQERIQSERKRTQFEYWQVIDAAATAGTSTSNARKIALENLANEKVSLRNIDAPKAELRRINLVGADLVGANLRAADLTGAILDRADLSKASLYRARLYGASLLNAKLEGTDFREVLYDDKTQFPEGFRAEKSGAYLIAPHTSLIGIQLPKAILWDVNLESANLQGANFSGSGFQGALLQNANFQAANLQGARFRNANLEGTNLKDANIQKANFGEAKGLTVEQIKAAQNWKEATYSPELYVELGLSSNEGSTIKCTGQS; encoded by the coding sequence ATGCAAGAGTGGACAAAAGTACAATTCGCTGTTTTTTTCTCTGCATTGATCACTTTGGTGGTCATTCTAGTTTTTGCAGAACCGATCGCAACTTGGCTGACAAATTGGGCATTCATCAAAATTCTTGATGCCGTCAGTAAGTTAGGTGTTCTCATTGCAGTCATTGCTTTTCTATTGGAAATTCCTAATCGCCAAGAGAGAATTCAATCGGAGCGCAAACGGACACAGTTTGAATACTGGCAGGTCATTGATGCCGCTGCCACTGCTGGAACCTCCACGAGCAATGCCCGCAAGATTGCACTAGAGAATCTGGCAAATGAAAAAGTTTCATTGCGGAATATTGATGCTCCAAAGGCAGAGCTGCGACGAATCAATTTGGTAGGAGCAGATTTGGTAGGAGCCAATCTGAGGGCAGCAGATTTAACAGGTGCTATCTTAGACCGAGCTGATTTATCAAAGGCTTCTCTTTATCGAGCGCGATTATACGGTGCTAGCTTGCTGAATGCGAAATTAGAGGGCACAGATTTTCGAGAAGTCCTATATGACGACAAGACTCAGTTCCCAGAAGGTTTTAGAGCAGAGAAATCAGGTGCTTATCTAATCGCCCCTCATACATCTCTTATAGGAATTCAGTTACCTAAAGCTATCCTATGGGACGTTAATCTTGAGAGCGCAAATCTACAAGGGGCGAACTTCTCCGGCTCAGGATTTCAGGGTGCTCTGTTGCAGAACGCTAATTTTCAAGCAGCGAACTTACAAGGAGCAAGATTTAGGAATGCAAACTTGGAAGGAACAAATTTAAAAGATGCAAATATCCAGAAGGCAAATTTTGGGGAAGCAAAGGGGCTGACGGTTGAACAAATTAAAGCAGCCCAAAATTGGAAGGAAGCAACTTATAGCCCAGAGTTGTATGTTGAGTTAGGACTCAGCAGTAATGAAGGTTCAACAATTAAATGTACTGGACAAAGTTAA